A single Pseudomonas sp. MM223 DNA region contains:
- the murC gene encoding UDP-N-acetylmuramate--L-alanine ligase (*Name murC), with protein sequence MVESQKAMPQPKMGRIRRIHFVGIGGVGMCGIAEVLLNLGYEVSGSDLKASPVTERLESFGAEIFVGHRAENAATADVLVVSSAINPANPEVATALERRIPVVPRAEMLAELMRYRHGVAVAGTHGKTTTTSLLASVFAAGGLDPTFVIGGRLTAAGTNAQLGTSRYLIAEADESDASFLHLQPMVAVVTNIDADHMATYEGDFNKLKKTFVEFLHNLPFYGLAVMCLDDPVVREILPQVKRPTVTYGFSEEADIRAINVRQQGMQTHFTVLRRDREPLEVSVNMPGNHNVLNALATIAIATDEGISDEAIVQGLSGFQGVGRRFQVYGELPVEGGSVMLVDDYGHHPTEVAAVIKAVRGGWPSRRLVIVYQPHRYSRTRDLYDDFVQVLGDANVLLLMEVYPAGEEPIPGADSRQLCHSIRQRGKLDPIYIERGAELAPLVKPLLRAGDILICQGAGDVGGLAPQLMKSPLFAGAKQEKSK encoded by the coding sequence ATGGTTGAGAGCCAGAAAGCCATGCCCCAGCCGAAGATGGGCCGTATCCGCCGTATTCACTTCGTCGGTATCGGCGGCGTGGGCATGTGCGGCATTGCCGAAGTGTTGCTGAACCTGGGCTATGAAGTGTCCGGTTCGGACCTGAAAGCTTCGCCGGTTACCGAGCGCCTGGAATCGTTCGGCGCCGAGATCTTTGTCGGCCACCGCGCCGAGAACGCCGCCACCGCTGACGTGCTGGTGGTATCCAGCGCCATCAACCCGGCCAACCCGGAAGTGGCTACCGCACTTGAGCGACGCATTCCGGTGGTGCCGCGTGCCGAAATGCTCGCCGAACTGATGCGCTACCGTCATGGGGTGGCCGTTGCCGGTACCCACGGCAAGACCACCACCACCAGCTTGCTGGCTTCGGTGTTCGCTGCTGGCGGCCTGGACCCGACCTTTGTCATCGGTGGCCGCCTGACGGCTGCCGGCACCAATGCCCAGCTGGGCACCAGCCGCTACCTGATCGCCGAAGCAGACGAGAGCGACGCCAGCTTCCTGCACCTGCAGCCGATGGTGGCCGTGGTCACCAACATCGACGCCGACCACATGGCGACCTACGAAGGTGACTTCAACAAGCTGAAGAAAACCTTCGTCGAGTTCCTGCACAACCTGCCGTTCTACGGCTTGGCGGTGATGTGCCTGGACGACCCGGTGGTGCGCGAAATCCTGCCGCAGGTGAAACGCCCAACCGTGACCTACGGCTTCAGCGAAGAGGCCGACATCCGCGCCATCAACGTGCGCCAGCAGGGTATGCAGACCCACTTCACCGTGCTGCGCCGCGACCGTGAGCCGCTGGAAGTGTCGGTGAACATGCCCGGCAACCACAACGTGCTCAACGCACTGGCCACCATCGCCATCGCCACCGACGAAGGCATCAGCGACGAAGCCATCGTCCAGGGCCTGTCCGGCTTCCAGGGTGTCGGCCGACGCTTCCAGGTGTACGGCGAACTGCCGGTCGAAGGCGGCAGCGTGATGCTGGTCGACGACTACGGCCATCACCCGACCGAAGTGGCTGCGGTGATCAAGGCCGTGCGCGGCGGGTGGCCGAGCCGTCGCCTGGTGATCGTTTACCAGCCGCACCGCTACAGCCGTACCCGCGACCTGTACGACGATTTTGTCCAGGTGCTGGGCGATGCCAACGTGCTGCTGCTGATGGAGGTCTACCCGGCCGGCGAAGAGCCGATCCCCGGTGCCGACAGCCGCCAGCTGTGCCACAGCATCCGTCAGCGCGGCAAGCTGGACCCGATCTACATCGAGCGCGGCGCCGAGCTGGCACCGCTGGTCAAGCCACTGCTGCGCGCTGGCGACATCCTGATCTGCCAGGGTGCCGGTGATGTCGGCGGCCTGGCCCCGCAATTGATGAAAAGCCCGCTGTTCGCTGGCGCCAAGCAGGAGAAGTCGAAATGA
- the murG gene encoding UDP-N-acetylglucosamine--N-acetylmuramyl-(pentapeptide) pyrophosphoryl-undecaprenol N-acetylglucosamine transferase (*Name murG), whose amino-acid sequence MAADGKNVLIMAGGTGGHVFPALACAREFQARGFTVHWLGTPRGIENELVPQAGLPLHLIQVSGLRGKGKLSLLKAPFTLVKAVLQARRIIRQLKPVCVLGFGGYVTGPGGVAARLCGVPLVIHEQNARAGTANRLLVPLSARVCEAFPNTFEASDKRRTTGNPVRPELFMDAQRAPLAERRARLLVLGGSLGAEPLNKLLPKALSEVPAALRPEVFHQAGKQHAPITAERYHEVGVEAQVEPFIKDMAQAYGWADMVVCRAGALTVSELAAAGLPSMLVPLPHAIDDHQTHNAQYLAREGAAFLMPQATTGAAQLAERLNEVLMQPEKLNVMAGTARRLAKPAATSTVVDICLEVAHG is encoded by the coding sequence ATGGCCGCTGACGGCAAGAACGTACTGATCATGGCAGGCGGCACCGGGGGCCACGTGTTCCCGGCCCTGGCCTGCGCCCGTGAGTTTCAGGCGCGTGGTTTTACCGTGCACTGGTTAGGCACACCGCGTGGCATCGAGAACGAGCTGGTGCCCCAGGCCGGCCTGCCACTGCACCTGATCCAGGTCAGCGGCCTGCGCGGCAAAGGCAAGCTGTCGTTGCTCAAGGCGCCGTTCACCCTGGTGAAGGCTGTGCTGCAGGCGCGACGCATCATTCGCCAGCTCAAGCCGGTATGCGTCTTGGGCTTTGGCGGCTACGTGACCGGCCCTGGCGGTGTAGCCGCGCGGCTGTGCGGCGTGCCACTGGTCATCCACGAGCAAAATGCCCGTGCCGGTACCGCCAATCGGTTGCTGGTGCCGCTCTCGGCGCGGGTCTGCGAAGCTTTCCCGAACACCTTCGAGGCCAGCGACAAGCGTCGTACCACCGGCAACCCGGTGCGCCCGGAGCTGTTCATGGATGCACAACGCGCGCCCCTGGCCGAGCGCCGTGCGCGCCTGCTGGTGCTCGGTGGCAGCCTGGGTGCGGAACCATTGAACAAATTGTTGCCTAAGGCCCTGTCCGAAGTACCTGCCGCGCTGCGGCCAGAGGTGTTCCACCAGGCTGGCAAGCAACACGCGCCAATCACCGCCGAGCGTTATCACGAGGTGGGCGTCGAGGCTCAGGTAGAGCCCTTCATCAAGGACATGGCCCAAGCCTACGGCTGGGCCGACATGGTGGTGTGCCGGGCCGGTGCCCTGACCGTCAGCGAGCTGGCGGCAGCGGGCCTGCCTTCGATGCTGGTGCCTTTGCCCCACGCCATCGACGACCACCAGACCCACAATGCCCAATATCTGGCCCGCGAAGGTGCTGCCTTCCTGATGCCACAAGCGACAACTGGCGCAGCGCAGCTCGCTGAACGCCTGAACGAGGTGCTGATGCAACCCGAGAAACTCAACGTCATGGCAGGCACCGCACGGCGCCTGGCCAAACCTGCTGCAACCAGCACCGTAGTCGATATCTGCCTGGAGGTGGCCCATGGTTGA
- the ftsW gene encoding putative peptidoglycan glycosyltransferase FtsW (*Name ftsW) — MIFGIFKPYPSPLISGRGIDLDFPMLAGCLALLGLGLVMITSASSEVAAVQSGNPLYHMFRHLVYVFLGLVACGATMLVPIATWQRMGFMMLLGAFGLLVLVLVPGIGREVNGSMRWIGFSFFNVQPSEIAKVFVVVYLAGYLVRRQTEVRETWMGFFKPFIVLLPMAALLLMEPDFGATVVMMGAAAAMLFLGGVGLFRFSLMVVLAVLAVFVLVQAQPYRMARLITFTDPWSDQFGSGYQLTQALIAFGRGEWLGVGLGNSVQKQFYLPEAHTDFVFSVLAEELGVVGSLLTIALFVFVTVRALYIGLWAEKAKQFFAAYVAFGLAFLWIGQFLINIGVNVGLLPTKGLTLPFLSYGGSSLVICCACVGLLLRIEWESRTHLGSEEHEFSESDFAEETNHGR; from the coding sequence ATGATCTTCGGCATCTTCAAGCCTTACCCGTCGCCGCTGATCAGTGGCCGTGGCATCGATCTGGACTTCCCGATGCTCGCCGGCTGCCTGGCCTTGCTGGGCCTGGGCCTGGTGATGATCACCTCGGCGTCCTCGGAAGTGGCTGCGGTGCAGTCGGGTAACCCGCTTTACCACATGTTCCGTCACCTGGTGTACGTGTTCCTAGGCCTGGTGGCCTGTGGCGCTACCATGCTGGTGCCGATTGCCACCTGGCAGCGCATGGGCTTCATGATGCTGCTGGGCGCTTTCGGCCTGCTGGTGCTGGTGCTGGTGCCGGGTATCGGCCGTGAAGTGAACGGTTCCATGCGCTGGATCGGCTTCAGCTTCTTCAACGTGCAGCCGTCGGAAATCGCCAAGGTGTTCGTGGTTGTCTACTTGGCGGGTTACCTGGTGCGCCGGCAGACCGAGGTGCGCGAAACCTGGATGGGCTTCTTCAAGCCGTTCATCGTGCTGCTGCCCATGGCTGCCCTGCTGCTGATGGAGCCGGACTTCGGTGCCACCGTGGTAATGATGGGCGCGGCGGCGGCCATGCTGTTCCTAGGAGGCGTGGGGCTGTTCCGCTTCAGTCTCATGGTGGTACTGGCGGTGCTGGCGGTGTTTGTGCTGGTACAGGCGCAGCCCTATCGGATGGCGCGGCTTATTACCTTCACCGACCCGTGGTCCGACCAGTTTGGCTCGGGCTACCAGCTGACCCAGGCACTGATCGCCTTCGGCCGTGGCGAGTGGCTGGGCGTTGGCCTGGGCAACAGCGTACAGAAGCAGTTCTACCTGCCCGAAGCGCACACCGACTTCGTGTTCTCTGTACTGGCCGAAGAACTGGGCGTGGTCGGCTCGCTGCTGACCATTGCACTGTTCGTGTTCGTGACCGTGCGAGCTTTGTATATCGGCCTGTGGGCCGAGAAGGCCAAGCAGTTCTTTGCCGCCTATGTGGCCTTCGGCCTGGCGTTCCTGTGGATCGGCCAGTTCCTGATCAACATCGGGGTGAACGTCGGCCTGCTGCCAACCAAGGGCCTGACGTTGCCGTTCCTCAGCTACGGGGGCAGTTCGCTGGTGATCTGCTGCGCCTGCGTGGGGCTGTTGCTGCGTATCGAGTGGGAGAGTCGCACGCACCTGGGCAGCGAGGAACACGAGTTCAGCGAAAGCGATTTTGCCGAGGAGACCAATCATGGCCGCTGA
- the murD gene encoding UDP-N-acetylmuramoylalanine--D-glutamate ligase (*Name murD), with translation MSLIASDQFRIVVGLGKSGMSLVRFLASRGIAFAVADTREQPPELETLRRDYPQVEVRCGELDVDFLCRANELYVSPGLALATPALQQAAARGVKLSGDIELFAHHAKAPIIAISGSNAKSTVTTLVGEMAAKAGKRVAVGGNLGTPALDLLADEVELYVLELSSFQLETTDQLNAEVATVLNISEDHMDRYSGLPAYHLAKHRIFRGARQVVVNRQDALSRPLPVEGRPCWTFGLNQPDFKAFGLREVDGEKYLAFEFQVLMPVREPKVRGAHNQSNALAALALGHAAGLSFEPMLEALREFGGLAHRCQWVRERNGVNWYDDSKATNVGAALAAIEGLGADIDGKLVLIAGGDGKGAEFTALREPVKRFCRAVVLLGRDAERLAEALGDEVPLVRVKTLDDAVQQCAELAQTGDAVLLSPACASLDMFKNFEERGRLFAQAAGGLA, from the coding sequence GTGTCTTTGATCGCTTCCGACCAATTCCGCATCGTTGTCGGCCTCGGCAAGAGCGGCATGTCCCTGGTTCGCTTCCTGGCGAGCCGGGGCATTGCCTTTGCGGTCGCCGACACCCGCGAGCAACCGCCGGAACTGGAAACCCTGCGCCGTGATTACCCGCAGGTGGAAGTGCGCTGTGGCGAGCTGGACGTAGATTTTCTGTGCCGCGCCAACGAGCTGTACGTGAGCCCCGGCCTGGCCCTTGCCACCCCGGCCCTGCAGCAGGCGGCAGCGCGTGGCGTGAAGCTGTCCGGTGATATCGAGCTGTTTGCCCACCACGCCAAGGCGCCGATCATTGCCATCAGTGGTTCCAACGCCAAGAGCACTGTTACCACTCTGGTCGGCGAAATGGCCGCCAAGGCCGGTAAACGCGTGGCCGTAGGCGGTAACCTCGGTACCCCGGCGCTGGACTTGCTGGCTGATGAGGTCGAGCTGTACGTGCTGGAGCTGTCCAGTTTCCAACTGGAAACCACCGACCAGCTCAACGCCGAAGTGGCCACCGTGCTGAACATCAGCGAAGACCACATGGACCGCTACAGCGGCCTGCCGGCCTACCACCTGGCCAAACACCGGATTTTCCGCGGTGCCCGCCAGGTAGTGGTCAACCGCCAGGACGCCCTGAGCCGGCCTCTGCCGGTGGAAGGCCGCCCATGCTGGACCTTCGGCCTCAACCAACCCGACTTCAAGGCTTTTGGCCTGCGTGAAGTGGACGGTGAAAAATACCTGGCGTTCGAGTTCCAGGTGTTGATGCCGGTGCGTGAGCCGAAGGTGCGTGGCGCTCACAACCAGAGCAACGCCCTGGCGGCGCTGGCCTTGGGGCACGCCGCAGGCCTGTCGTTCGAGCCCATGCTCGAAGCGCTGCGCGAGTTCGGTGGCCTGGCCCACCGTTGCCAGTGGGTGCGCGAGCGCAATGGCGTGAACTGGTACGACGATTCCAAAGCCACCAACGTCGGTGCTGCCTTGGCCGCCATCGAAGGCCTGGGTGCCGATATCGACGGCAAGCTGGTGTTGATCGCCGGTGGCGATGGCAAAGGTGCCGAGTTCACTGCGCTGCGCGAGCCCGTCAAGCGTTTCTGCCGCGCCGTGGTATTGCTTGGCCGTGATGCCGAGCGCCTGGCCGAGGCCTTGGGTGACGAGGTGCCGCTGGTTCGGGTCAAGACCCTCGACGATGCCGTGCAGCAATGCGCCGAACTGGCCCAGACCGGTGATGCCGTGCTGCTGTCGCCGGCGTGCGCCAGCCTCGACATGTTCAAGAATTTTGAAGAGCGCGGGCGCCTGTTCGCCCAGGCAGCGGGAGGTCTTGCATGA
- the mraY gene encoding Phospho-N-acetylmuramoyl-pentapeptide-transferase (*Name mraY), with amino-acid sequence MLLLLAEYLQQFHKGFAVFQYLSLRGILGVLTALSLALWLGPWMIRTLQIRQIGQAVRNDGPQSHLSKSGTPTMGGALILSAIAISTLLWADLSNRYVWVVLIVTLAFGAIGWVDDYRKVIEKNSRGLPSRWKYFWQSVFGLAAAVFLYKTAPTSVETTLILPFIKDVTIPLGIGFVVLTYFVIVGSSNAVNLTDGLDGLAIMPTVMVGGALGIFCYLSGNVKFAEYLLIPYVPGSGELIVFCGALIGAGLGFLWFNTYPAQVFMGDVGALALGAALGTIAVIVRQEIVLFIMGGIFVVETLSVVIQVASFKLTGKRVFRMAPIHHHFELKGWPEPRVIVRFWIITVILVLIGLATLKLR; translated from the coding sequence ATGCTGCTGCTGTTGGCCGAGTATCTGCAACAGTTCCACAAAGGCTTCGCTGTCTTCCAGTACCTGTCCCTGCGCGGGATTCTTGGTGTACTGACCGCGTTGTCCCTGGCGCTGTGGCTGGGGCCGTGGATGATCCGTACCCTGCAAATTCGCCAGATCGGCCAGGCCGTGCGTAACGACGGCCCGCAATCGCACCTGTCCAAGTCCGGCACCCCGACCATGGGTGGCGCACTGATCCTGTCGGCCATCGCCATCAGCACGCTGCTGTGGGCCGATCTGTCCAACCGCTACGTGTGGGTGGTGCTGATCGTTACCCTGGCGTTCGGCGCCATCGGCTGGGTCGACGACTACCGCAAGGTGATCGAAAAGAACTCCCGTGGCCTGCCAAGCCGCTGGAAGTACTTCTGGCAGTCGGTGTTCGGCCTGGCTGCGGCCGTGTTCCTGTACAAGACTGCGCCGACCAGCGTCGAAACCACGCTGATCCTGCCGTTTATCAAGGATGTCACCATCCCGCTGGGCATTGGTTTCGTGGTGCTGACCTACTTCGTCATCGTCGGCTCCAGCAACGCGGTCAACCTTACCGATGGCCTCGACGGCCTGGCAATCATGCCAACGGTGATGGTCGGCGGTGCCCTGGGCATCTTCTGCTACCTGTCGGGTAACGTGAAGTTCGCCGAATACCTGCTGATCCCCTACGTGCCGGGCTCGGGCGAGCTGATCGTGTTCTGCGGCGCGCTGATCGGCGCCGGCCTGGGCTTCCTGTGGTTCAACACCTACCCGGCGCAAGTCTTCATGGGTGACGTCGGCGCGCTGGCGCTGGGCGCCGCGCTGGGCACCATTGCCGTGATCGTCCGCCAGGAAATCGTGCTGTTCATCATGGGCGGCATCTTCGTTGTGGAGACCCTGTCGGTGGTGATCCAGGTCGCCTCCTTCAAGCTGACCGGCAAGCGCGTGTTCCGCATGGCGCCGATCCACCACCACTTTGAACTCAAGGGCTGGCCAGAGCCACGGGTGATCGTCCGCTTCTGGATCATCACCGTGATTCTGGTGCTGATTGGCCTTGCAACCCTGAAACTGAGGTAG